In a single window of the Bactrocera dorsalis isolate Fly_Bdor chromosome 2, ASM2337382v1, whole genome shotgun sequence genome:
- the LOC105225811 gene encoding caspase-3, with the protein MSDETDFDLFSGKKSKAKHDKADAAKVTAQTRDVTPATSQIIQSRPTDEEFYRNTNPYVGVAVVFNHKYVKGQKDRVGTEKDRDTIAETLSLYGFDVRVFNDLTFEKVDAQLKAIAKEDHSENDCFVLVVMSHGAEGRIFASDMSYPVERLWQPFLGDNCKSLINKPKIFFLQACRGERLDKPVVFSEFSVMTRQIGGPSQTEEIPPVITYAIPNTADMLVMYSTFEKYYSFRNVENGSWFIQSLCDVFIAAARKPEAYDKGSDLLRLLTAVNRKVAYEYQSLAKVDVLNQMKEMPNFLSTLTKTFYLRVKSHPGK; encoded by the exons GCCGCTAAAGTGACTGCACAAACACGTGACGTCACCCCAGCAACGAGTCAAATAATTCAATCGCGACCCACTGACGAAGAATTCTATAGAAATACGAATCCTTATGTGGGCGTTGCTGTCGTATTCAACCATAAATATGTGAAGGGTCAGAAGGATCGTGTGGGCACGGAGAAGGATCGCGACACGATCGCTGAGACGCTGTCACTCTACGGGTTCGACGTACGTGTCTTTAACGACTTGACGTTCGAGAAAGTGGACGCGCAGCTAAAAGCTA TCGCCAAAGAAGATCACAGCGAAAATGATTGCTTTGTGTTGGTCGTTATGTCTCACGGTGCGGAAGGACGAATATTTGCCAGTGATATGAGCTATCCCGTGGAGCGTCTCTGGCAGCCATTTTTAGGCGACAATTGCAAAAGCTTAATCAATAAGCCTAAAATCTTCTTTCTACAG gCTTGCCGCGGCGAACGCTTAGATAAACCTGTCGTCTTCAGCGAATTCTCTGTGATGACGCGACAAATTGGCGGACCCAGTCAGACCGAGGAAATCCCTCCTGTGATAACCTACGCTATACCGAATACCGCAGATATGCTAGTGATGTATTCGACCTTCGAGA AGTACTACTCATTCCGCAATGTGGAAAACGGCTCGTGGTTCATTCAAAGCCTGTGCGATGTCTTCATTGCCGCCGCAAGAAAACCGGAAGCCTACGACAAGGGCTCCGATCTGTTGCGACTGCTGACCGCTGTCAATCGCAAGGTGGCCTACGAGTATCAGTCCTTGGCCAAAGTGGATGTGTTAAACCAGATGAAGGAGATGCCGAACTTTCTCTCGACACTCACCAAAACCTTCTACCTCAGAGTAAAGAGCCATCCCGGCAAATGA
- the LOC105225869 gene encoding putative gustatory receptor 89a → MSNWTQRRRRLCSVAFFFSLRAVLLTAQVMLLAPLLRSKPQGAYRTHAVLTCFALLVLLLLCGASPFLLRIIASTYERVGVQFDAIFLLIAMTSQVSDISIVLISMLSQICQRRALCEFLNQLQDTAQRVRAIHGRNFITARVLLLLWLQLGLTLYDMLTQLVFLAKLAFKIAPWQIVVNLLSLYLQQCRATLQLVIMCCVLLLIACYTQLAECLERISEDSSAELSTYEDLVWLQMVLHKLTLQLKDVFQLPLFLLVVGEFISVLANLYAQLHYYVTTKAWWFAFVFYCAKISVELYLLIHVVYFCCMLHEKVTNLFLDRDLDFEEPTTLEPCLLAASKRLQQQQLWLGGRHQLQLDHVFRHG, encoded by the exons ATGTCCAATTGGACTCAACGCCGTCGTCGCCTCTGCAGTGTCGCGTTCTTCTTCAGTCTTCGCGCCGTGCTGCTCACCGCTCAAGTGATGCTCCTGGCGCCGCTTCTTCGTTCCAAACCGCAAGGCGCATATCGAACGCACGCCGTTTTGACTTGCTTCGCGCTGCTCGTGCTGCTGCTCTTGTGTGGCGCCTCGCCATTCCTGCTGCGCATCATCGCCTCAACCTATGAACGGGTGGGCGTACAATTTGACGCCATTTTCCTTCTAATCGCCATGACCTCTCAAGTTAGCGACATCAGCATTGTCCTAATCTCCATGCTGTCGCAGATCTGCCAGCGCCGAGCCTTATGTGAATTCCTGAATCAGCTGCAGGACACCGCGCAACGCGTACGTGCCATTCATGGACGAAACTTCATAACCGCGCGagttctgttgttgttgtggctgcaGCTGGGACTAACGCTGTACGATATGTTGACGCAGCTCGTCTTTCTCGCCAAACTGGCTTTCAAAATCGCGCCGTGGCAGATTGTGGTCAACCTGTTGTCGTTGTACCTGCAGCAGTGCCGTGCCACGCTGCAATTGGTAATTATGTGCTGCGTGTTGTTACTCATCGCTTGTTATACTCAACTGGCGGAATGCTTGGAGCGCATCTCAGAGGACTCAAGTGCCGAGCTGTCAACCTATGAGGATTTGGTTTGGCTGCAGATGGTTTTGCACAAACTCACCCTCCAGCTGAAAGACGTTTTTCAGTTGCCGCTCTTTCTGCTTGTTGTCGGCGAATTCATTAGCGTATTGGCCAATTTGTATGCGCAGCTTCACTATTACGTCACAACGAAAGCTTGGTGGTTCGCCTTTGTATTCTACTGCGCCAAGATAAGCGTTGAGCTGTACCTGCTCATACACGTTGTCTACttttgttgcatgttgcatgagAAAGTCACTAACCTTTTCCTCGATCGCGATTTGGACTTCGAGGAGCCGACA ACGCTTGAGCCTTGTCTGTTGGCCGCATCAAAGCGTTTGCAGCAACAGCAGCTTTGGCTCGGCGGGCGTCACCAGTTGCAGCTGGATCACGTCTTTCGCCACGGTTGA